Part of the Tolypothrix sp. PCC 7910 genome, CCATCGCTATCAGAGTCGAAACCAGCAAAACCTTTATCAAAGTCATCAAAATAGAGGACTAAGCCGTATTCACCATTAGCATCACAAAATTGTAGAAACTCTCGCAAATTCTTCCTCGATTCGTAAGCCGTTGCACCACGTAATCCTGCCCAGTCAACAGCAACCATTGGTACACCCATTTTCTTAGCTGCCAGTTTTGCACTCAATGATTTTCCTGTTCCTGGTGGCCCCCAAAGAATTATTCCTTTGGGAAATTGGAGATTATGTACTCTTGCCTCTGGTTTGAGCAGCACAGCTGCACGCTCTAAGATTTCTTCTAGTAGGTCTAAACCACCAGTCTGCGGCACATCTGGCTCGCTGATAAATTCTATACCCTGATGTAAAAACTTGCTATTTTTGTAAGCTAATACTGCATCATTAAGTTCTTCCAAGGTATGAACAAAGCCTGACAACTGAGAAAATAGTATTTCCAGTTCACCTATTGGTAAACCCAAGCAGGTTCGGATTAAGGTTTCAAATTGGCGATCGCTATTTCTATTTAATTCAACCCGACTCTCAAGTATTTCCATTACGATTTCGCGAACTGCGATCGCATCTGGAAATGGGTAGGTGAGGATTGGAACTAAAGGCACTAACAAAAGCGGCAGTTCGATGTAAGTTTCGCAACATATAAGTAGTTGCTGTCTTGTGTTCGCTGCTAAGTCATAAACTAAATTACTTAGCATTGCCGTTGTTTGTGGTGGGAATAAACCTGTGACAGCATCTGGGGAAATTGCAGCCTCAAAGACAAATATCCCTGGTGCGTTTAGGTGTTGCAATAACCAAACTAACCCCGATGTACATTCAGCATCAGTCGGGACAAATCGTATATATTCATCAACTTTTTGTAACTGGGAGTAACCTGAATTCCAGAAATATAAAGGAATTCTCCAAGTTGTGGCTAATTTAGAAAGAAAATTCAATACCTTTATCCGTTCGGTAAGTGGAGTTTCTAAAGCAACAACTGCCCGTCCTTTTTCAAATAACATTGGTAAATCTTGAAGTTGCAGCATTATTTAGTGGAGATAAACAGGTAAATATGTTTTGCGATAGTCCTCTTTAGCCCATTTTTTCGCCTGTTTGATAGTCCACATAGGTTCAGGCGGCAAATCTGGTATGGGTTGTAGGCTATTCAAGTAGCTGCGATCGCCTGTCACTTGTGCGATAACTTTGGCGATCGCTTTGCAACAACTGTGGGGATATTTGACAACTTGTTTCTCGCTAAATCGAATTACTACCCAATTACTGTTGGTAAAAAATTTATTTCTGATGTCATCTTTCCCTTGGTTGATGCAGTGATGAGGTGCTTTAGTATCACCTACATAAGGTTCATCAATTTCAAT contains:
- a CDS encoding ATP-binding protein, giving the protein MLQLQDLPMLFEKGRAVVALETPLTERIKVLNFLSKLATTWRIPLYFWNSGYSQLQKVDEYIRFVPTDAECTSGLVWLLQHLNAPGIFVFEAAISPDAVTGLFPPQTTAMLSNLVYDLAANTRQQLLICCETYIELPLLLVPLVPILTYPFPDAIAVREIVMEILESRVELNRNSDRQFETLIRTCLGLPIGELEILFSQLSGFVHTLEELNDAVLAYKNSKFLHQGIEFISEPDVPQTGGLDLLEEILERAAVLLKPEARVHNLQFPKGIILWGPPGTGKSLSAKLAAKKMGVPMVAVDWAGLRGATAYESRKNLREFLQFCDANGEYGLVLYFDDFDKGFAGFDSDSDGGISRQLAGKLLTWMQERTSQVLVMATVNRLEFLPPELVRRFDEIIFVDLPHAGARYEIFKLHLAKYFPGLDFSEKDWLRLLRETNLLTPAEIAMIVRKTAQEAFYRNTQEFSTCELGKKPLSVTVKDFLEQRYNFTPSMIREEDKIIEIRNKAVYARPATSPDKSRWAKEPEVLFGS